A genomic window from Streptomyces broussonetiae includes:
- a CDS encoding sugar phosphate isomerase/epimerase family protein has translation MATPTPLNRIRVGSAPDSWGVWFPDDPRQVPWERFLDEVADAGYEWIELGPYGYLPTDPARLRDEVDRRNLKVSAGTVFTGMHRGPAVWEETWAHVSRVAALTRDTGARHLVVIPSFWRDDKTAEILEPPELTAEQWAHLTKGMERLGHEVKEAYGLDIVVHPHADTHIDTEDHVERFLDSTDTELVNLCLDTGHYAYCGGDSVKLIETYGERIGYLHLKQVDPAILAGVRANGIPFGPAVAQGVMCEPPSGVPELGPVLEAAQTLGVDLFAIVEQDMYPCEPDTPLPIAVRTRRFLRSCGA, from the coding sequence ATGGCAACTCCCACCCCGCTGAATCGCATCCGGGTCGGCTCGGCCCCCGACTCCTGGGGCGTCTGGTTCCCCGACGACCCCCGGCAGGTGCCCTGGGAACGCTTCCTCGACGAGGTCGCCGACGCAGGCTACGAGTGGATCGAACTCGGCCCGTACGGCTACCTCCCCACCGACCCGGCACGGCTCAGGGACGAGGTGGACAGGCGGAACCTGAAGGTCTCGGCGGGCACGGTCTTCACCGGCATGCACCGCGGGCCGGCCGTCTGGGAGGAGACCTGGGCGCACGTCAGCCGGGTCGCCGCGCTCACCCGGGACACGGGCGCGCGGCACCTGGTGGTCATCCCCTCCTTCTGGCGGGACGACAAGACCGCCGAGATCCTGGAGCCGCCGGAGCTGACCGCCGAGCAGTGGGCGCACCTGACCAAGGGCATGGAGCGGCTCGGCCACGAGGTCAAGGAGGCGTACGGCCTGGACATCGTGGTCCACCCGCACGCCGACACCCACATCGACACCGAGGACCATGTCGAACGGTTCCTGGACTCGACGGACACCGAGCTGGTCAACCTCTGCCTGGACACCGGGCACTACGCCTACTGCGGCGGGGACAGCGTCAAGCTGATCGAGACCTACGGCGAGCGCATCGGCTACCTGCACCTCAAGCAGGTGGACCCGGCGATCCTGGCCGGCGTACGGGCGAACGGGATCCCCTTCGGGCCCGCCGTGGCCCAGGGCGTGATGTGCGAACCGCCGTCCGGTGTGCCGGAGCTGGGGCCGGTGCTGGAGGCGGCCCAGACGCTGGGCGTCGATCTGTTCGCGATCGTCGAGCAGGACATGTACCCGTGCGAGCCGGACACACCCCTGCCGATCGCGGTCCGCACCCGCAGGTTCCTGCGCTCCTGCGGGGCCTGA
- a CDS encoding Gfo/Idh/MocA family protein, whose translation MRIGILGLGRIGTFHAETLSRLDAVESLVVTDPFAEAAKAAAERFGAEVVDSPQALLAAGVDGIVVAAATDAHPALIRAGVTAGVPVFCEKPVARTMGEGVEVLNAVQDSGVAIQIGYNRRFDAGFTAARAAVRAGELGKLHTVRSTTLDPAPPPAAYVAASGGIFRDCSVHDFDIIRWVTGREVTEVYAVGGNRGADYIKAAGDADTTGAILTLDDGTIAVVSNSRHNARGHDVRMELHGFADSIAVGLDDKLPLRSVEPGAAFPAGTPHDFFMDRFADAYRAELTAFTEVVAGSRPSPCTIEDALEAGWIAEACTLSLHEHRPVTMAEVRQA comes from the coding sequence ATGCGTATCGGAATCCTCGGTCTCGGCCGCATCGGCACCTTCCACGCCGAGACCCTCTCCAGGCTCGACGCCGTCGAGTCGCTCGTCGTCACCGACCCGTTCGCCGAGGCGGCCAAAGCCGCCGCCGAGCGGTTCGGCGCCGAGGTCGTGGACTCGCCGCAGGCGCTGCTGGCCGCCGGTGTGGACGGCATCGTGGTGGCGGCGGCGACCGACGCCCACCCCGCCCTGATCCGGGCGGGCGTCACGGCCGGCGTCCCGGTCTTCTGCGAGAAGCCCGTCGCCAGGACGATGGGCGAGGGCGTCGAGGTGCTCAACGCCGTCCAGGACAGCGGAGTAGCGATCCAGATCGGCTACAACCGCCGTTTCGACGCGGGCTTCACCGCCGCCCGGGCCGCCGTCCGGGCGGGCGAGCTGGGCAAGCTGCACACCGTCCGCTCCACGACCCTGGACCCGGCGCCACCGCCGGCCGCCTACGTCGCCGCGTCCGGGGGCATCTTCCGGGACTGTTCCGTGCACGACTTCGACATCATCCGCTGGGTGACGGGTCGTGAGGTCACGGAGGTGTATGCGGTCGGCGGCAACCGGGGCGCCGACTACATCAAGGCCGCGGGCGACGCCGACACCACCGGCGCGATCCTCACCCTGGACGACGGCACGATCGCCGTGGTCTCCAACTCCCGCCACAACGCCCGGGGGCACGACGTCCGCATGGAGCTGCACGGCTTCGCGGACTCCATCGCCGTGGGCCTGGACGACAAGCTCCCGCTGCGCTCGGTCGAACCGGGTGCGGCCTTCCCCGCCGGCACCCCGCACGACTTCTTCATGGACCGCTTCGCGGACGCCTACCGCGCCGAACTGACCGCGTTCACCGAGGTCGTGGCCGGCTCCCGCCCGTCCCCGTGCACCATCGAGGACGCTCTGGAGGCGGGCTGGATCGCCGAGGCCTGCACCCTGTCCCTGCACGAGCACCGGCCGGTGACGATGGCGGAGGTGCGGCAGGCGTGA
- a CDS encoding carbohydrate ABC transporter permease, giving the protein MTTDTTTKTPGAAAAAPPGPTPEKKRATQGHRRLLTRRDRITLALMAGVPTILHVALVWVTAIASIFLAFTTWDGIGFDSIKWVGLDNFKQLFNDNPQFWPAVEHNVIWFVVLILIPTPFGLFLAVQLDKKIRFSRVYQTAFFLPVVISMACIGFVWQLVYNPDTGLINSIIGANKPGHYIDWIGDPHLNLWAVLIAASWRHTGYMMILYLAGLKSVDPSLREAAALDGAGEWQTFKHVIFPTLRPTNTVVLVVTIIEALRAFDLVFVFNKGAQGTELLSILVTNNIIGESSRIGYGSAIAVVLLVISLAVIIPYLIATFRKERRA; this is encoded by the coding sequence ATGACGACCGACACGACGACGAAGACCCCGGGGGCAGCCGCAGCGGCGCCGCCGGGGCCCACGCCCGAGAAGAAGCGCGCCACGCAGGGCCACCGGCGCCTGCTGACCCGCCGTGACCGGATCACGCTCGCCCTGATGGCGGGCGTCCCGACGATCCTGCACGTGGCCCTCGTCTGGGTCACCGCCATCGCCTCGATCTTCCTCGCCTTCACCACCTGGGACGGCATCGGGTTCGACTCGATCAAGTGGGTGGGCCTGGACAACTTCAAGCAACTCTTCAACGACAACCCGCAGTTCTGGCCGGCCGTCGAGCACAACGTCATCTGGTTCGTCGTACTGATCCTGATCCCGACGCCGTTCGGCCTGTTCCTGGCGGTGCAGCTGGACAAGAAGATCCGGTTCAGTCGGGTCTACCAGACCGCGTTCTTCCTGCCCGTCGTCATCTCGATGGCCTGCATCGGCTTCGTCTGGCAGCTGGTCTACAACCCGGACACCGGCCTGATCAACAGCATCATCGGGGCCAACAAGCCCGGCCACTACATCGACTGGATCGGCGACCCGCACCTCAATCTGTGGGCGGTCCTCATCGCGGCGTCCTGGCGGCACACCGGCTACATGATGATCCTTTACCTGGCCGGCCTGAAGAGCGTCGACCCGTCGCTGCGCGAGGCCGCCGCGCTGGACGGCGCGGGCGAGTGGCAGACGTTCAAGCACGTCATCTTCCCCACGCTGCGCCCCACCAACACGGTGGTCCTCGTCGTCACCATCATCGAGGCGCTGCGCGCCTTCGACCTGGTCTTCGTCTTCAACAAGGGCGCCCAGGGCACGGAGTTGCTGTCGATCCTGGTCACCAACAACATCATCGGCGAATCCAGCCGCATCGGTTACGGCTCCGCGATCGCCGTGGTCCTGCTGGTGATCTCCCTGGCGGTGATCATCCCGTACCTGATCGCCACTTTCCGCAAGGAGCGCCGCGCATGA
- a CDS encoding ABC transporter substrate-binding protein, with protein sequence MRLSPSGVLVPGPSRRSVLRGAGGAALLAGAGIPLLSACGSSGSSSDPKTVTLGSNASDAVPKKAFESVYAGFKKQSGLTVKVNTKDHNTFQEQINSYLQGTPDDVFNWFAGYRMQFFAAKKLATPVDDVWQKIGDNFPDAMKKLSKGEDGKYYFVPLTTYPWAIFYRKSVFQQHGYKIPATWDDFVALCKQMKKDGLVPIAFGDKDAWPAMGTFDQINFRLNGYDFHVQLMAGKASWTDARVKAVFDHWAEILPYHQDGFMGRTWEDAAQSLVAKKAGMYLLGSFVAQQFTNKADLDDLDFFPFPEINSAYGQETVEAPTDGFMVSKSPKNHAGVLKLLEYLGTPAAEELYLKTDSSVVAASSKADTSAYSPLQKKAFEMIGGAKTLTQFMDRDSRPDFTSTVMQPGLQKFLQNPKGVDSLLSSIERQKKTIFASE encoded by the coding sequence ATGCGCCTCTCCCCCTCCGGTGTCCTTGTCCCGGGTCCCAGCCGTCGCTCGGTGCTGCGCGGAGCGGGCGGTGCCGCCCTGCTCGCCGGTGCCGGCATACCCCTGCTGTCCGCCTGCGGAAGCAGCGGCTCCTCCTCCGACCCCAAGACCGTCACCCTCGGCTCCAACGCCTCGGACGCGGTACCCAAGAAGGCCTTCGAGAGCGTCTACGCGGGCTTCAAGAAGCAGTCCGGCCTCACGGTCAAGGTGAACACCAAGGACCACAACACCTTCCAGGAACAGATCAACTCGTACCTGCAGGGCACGCCTGACGATGTGTTCAACTGGTTCGCCGGTTACCGCATGCAGTTCTTCGCGGCGAAGAAGCTGGCCACGCCCGTCGACGACGTGTGGCAGAAGATCGGGGACAACTTCCCGGACGCGATGAAGAAGCTCAGCAAGGGCGAGGACGGCAAGTACTATTTCGTGCCCCTGACGACGTACCCCTGGGCGATCTTCTACCGCAAGAGCGTCTTCCAGCAGCACGGCTACAAGATCCCGGCCACCTGGGACGACTTCGTCGCCCTGTGCAAGCAGATGAAGAAGGACGGTCTGGTCCCGATCGCCTTCGGCGACAAGGACGCTTGGCCCGCGATGGGCACCTTCGACCAGATCAACTTCCGGCTCAACGGCTATGACTTCCACGTCCAGTTGATGGCGGGCAAGGCCTCCTGGACCGACGCCAGGGTGAAGGCCGTCTTCGACCACTGGGCCGAGATCCTGCCCTACCACCAGGACGGTTTCATGGGCCGTACCTGGGAGGACGCCGCACAGTCGCTGGTGGCGAAGAAAGCCGGCATGTACCTCCTCGGCTCGTTCGTGGCCCAGCAGTTCACCAACAAGGCCGACCTGGACGACCTCGACTTCTTCCCCTTCCCGGAGATCAACTCCGCCTACGGCCAGGAGACGGTCGAGGCACCGACCGACGGCTTCATGGTCAGCAAGTCCCCCAAGAACCACGCCGGTGTCCTCAAACTGCTGGAGTACCTGGGCACCCCCGCGGCGGAGGAGCTGTACCTCAAGACCGACTCCAGCGTGGTCGCCGCCTCCAGCAAGGCCGACACCTCCGCGTACTCGCCGCTGCAGAAGAAGGCGTTCGAGATGATCGGCGGCGCGAAGACCCTCACCCAGTTCATGGACCGCGACTCCCGGCCCGACTTCACCTCCACGGTGATGCAGCCAGGGCTGCAGAAGTTCCTGCAGAACCCCAAGGGCGTGGACAGCCTGCTGTCGTCCATCGAGCGCCAGAAGAAGACGATCTTCGCGTCCGAGTGA
- a CDS encoding carbohydrate ABC transporter permease: MSSTTLPLKRRAPIRPARVLLHVFLAGTALAWLAPLLWAVYSALRPYSETSTKGYVSWPDKLTFENFTNAFKQSDMLHYFGNTLIVAVPAVLLTLFLSSCVAFYVSRFDFRLNLALLLVFTAGNLLPQQVIITPLYRLYLLTNLPGITASGKLYDSALGLVLIHVAFQSGFCAFVLSNYMRSLPHELTEAALVDGASVWRLYWQITLPLCKPAMAALATLLSIWIYNDFFWALVLISTGENMPITSALNNLSGQYFTDPNLVAAGSLLTAIPTLIVYFALQRQFVSGLTLGSNKG; the protein is encoded by the coding sequence ATGAGCAGCACCACTCTCCCGCTGAAGCGCCGCGCCCCGATCCGCCCGGCCCGCGTCCTGCTGCACGTCTTCCTCGCCGGTACGGCGCTGGCCTGGCTGGCCCCACTCCTGTGGGCGGTCTACTCGGCCCTGCGGCCGTACAGCGAGACCAGCACCAAGGGCTACGTCTCCTGGCCTGACAAGCTGACCTTCGAGAACTTCACGAACGCGTTCAAGCAGTCGGACATGCTGCACTACTTCGGCAACACGCTGATCGTCGCGGTGCCGGCCGTCCTGCTGACGCTGTTCCTGTCCTCGTGCGTGGCGTTCTACGTAAGCCGCTTCGACTTCCGCCTCAACCTCGCCCTCCTGCTGGTCTTCACGGCCGGCAACCTCCTTCCGCAGCAGGTCATCATCACCCCGCTGTACCGGCTGTACCTGCTGACGAACCTGCCGGGCATCACGGCCAGCGGCAAGCTGTACGACTCCGCGCTCGGCCTGGTCCTCATCCACGTGGCGTTCCAGTCGGGCTTCTGCGCGTTCGTGCTGAGCAACTACATGCGCTCGCTGCCGCACGAGCTGACCGAGGCCGCGCTGGTCGACGGCGCCTCGGTGTGGCGGCTGTACTGGCAGATCACCCTGCCGCTGTGCAAGCCCGCGATGGCGGCCCTGGCGACCCTTCTCTCCATCTGGATCTACAACGACTTCTTCTGGGCCCTCGTCCTGATCTCGACCGGCGAGAACATGCCGATCACCTCGGCCCTGAACAACCTCTCCGGCCAGTACTTCACCGACCCCAACCTGGTGGCGGCAGGCTCCCTCCTGACCGCGATCCCCACCCTGATCGTCTACTTCGCCCTCCAGCGCCAGTTCGTCAGCGGCCTGACCCT
- a CDS encoding ABC transporter permease, with protein sequence MSMAQRAEPAVGTTPPASGPKDSDGRTARRPLALRLLARPEVGVFLGAAAVLVFFLIVAPSVRQGSSMATVLYQSSTIGIMALPVALLMIGGEFDLSSGVAVISSALTASMLSYQLTLNVWTGVIVALLVSLAIGFFNGWMVVKTGLPSFLITLGTFLILQGVNLAVTKLITGNVATDDISDMDGFGQARKIFASSFDVGGVQVKITVVWWLAFAALATWVLLRTKYGNWIFAVGGNKDSARAVGVPVTFTKISLFMLVGFGAWFVGMHNLFSFNTVQSGEGIGNELIYIAAAVIGGCLLTGGAGSAIGPVFGAFMFGMVNQGIVYAGWNPDWFKAFLGVMLLGAVLINLWVQRTATRR encoded by the coding sequence ATGAGCATGGCCCAGCGCGCCGAACCGGCCGTGGGGACCACCCCGCCGGCGTCCGGTCCCAAGGACAGCGACGGTCGCACCGCCCGGCGCCCGCTGGCGCTGCGGCTGCTCGCCCGGCCGGAGGTGGGCGTCTTCCTCGGCGCCGCCGCCGTCCTGGTCTTCTTCCTGATCGTCGCGCCCTCGGTCCGTCAGGGCAGTTCGATGGCGACGGTCCTCTACCAGTCCTCGACCATCGGCATCATGGCCCTCCCGGTGGCCCTGCTGATGATCGGCGGCGAGTTCGACCTGTCCTCCGGCGTCGCCGTGATCTCCTCCGCCCTCACCGCGAGCATGCTCAGCTACCAGCTGACCCTGAACGTGTGGACGGGCGTGATCGTCGCCCTGCTCGTCTCCCTCGCGATCGGCTTCTTCAACGGCTGGATGGTGGTCAAGACCGGCCTGCCGAGCTTCCTGATCACACTGGGCACGTTCCTGATCCTTCAGGGTGTGAACCTGGCCGTGACCAAGCTGATCACCGGCAACGTCGCCACCGACGACATCAGCGACATGGACGGCTTCGGCCAGGCCAGGAAGATCTTCGCCTCGTCGTTCGACGTCGGCGGGGTCCAGGTGAAGATCACGGTGGTGTGGTGGCTGGCCTTCGCCGCGCTGGCCACCTGGGTGCTGCTGCGGACGAAGTACGGCAACTGGATCTTCGCGGTCGGCGGCAACAAGGACAGTGCGCGGGCCGTCGGCGTCCCGGTGACGTTCACGAAGATCTCGCTGTTCATGCTGGTCGGCTTCGGTGCCTGGTTCGTGGGCATGCACAACCTGTTCTCCTTCAACACCGTGCAGTCCGGTGAGGGCATCGGCAACGAGCTGATCTACATCGCCGCGGCCGTGATCGGCGGCTGTCTGCTCACCGGTGGCGCCGGCTCCGCGATCGGCCCCGTCTTCGGCGCGTTCATGTTCGGCATGGTCAACCAGGGCATCGTCTACGCGGGCTGGAACCCCGACTGGTTCAAGGCCTTCCTCGGCGTGATGCTGCTCGGCGCCGTTCTGATCAATCTGTGGGTCCAGCGCACGGCGACGCGGAGGTAA
- a CDS encoding ATP-binding cassette domain-containing protein has translation MTDNGTGTHGAVLQDPPPASEGLLAELRGAGKSYGNIRALHGVDLKVNAGQVTCVLGDNGAGKSTLIKIVSGLHQHTEGEFLVDGRPVRFSSPREALAKGIAAVYQDLATVPLMPVWRNFFLGSEMTRGPWPVRRLDIARMKKTADEELRNMGIVLDDLEQPIGTLSGGQRQCVAIARAVYFGARVLILDEPTAALGVKQSGVVLKYIAAARDRGLGVIFITHNPHHAYMVGDHFNVLRLGTLELSAPRSEVSLEELTNHMAGGAELAALKHELSQVRGVDTEELPEESDLTPPVAPSPEGTP, from the coding sequence ATGACCGACAACGGAACGGGCACCCACGGCGCCGTCCTCCAGGACCCGCCGCCCGCCTCCGAAGGCCTCCTGGCCGAACTGCGGGGCGCGGGCAAGTCCTACGGCAACATCCGTGCGCTGCACGGGGTCGACCTGAAGGTGAACGCCGGACAGGTGACCTGCGTGCTGGGCGACAACGGCGCCGGCAAGTCCACCCTCATCAAGATCGTCTCCGGGCTGCACCAGCACACCGAGGGCGAGTTCCTCGTCGACGGCCGGCCGGTGCGATTCTCCAGTCCGCGCGAGGCGTTGGCCAAGGGCATCGCGGCGGTCTACCAGGACCTGGCGACCGTCCCGCTGATGCCCGTGTGGCGCAACTTCTTCCTGGGCTCGGAGATGACCAGGGGCCCCTGGCCGGTCCGCCGGCTGGACATCGCCCGGATGAAGAAGACCGCGGACGAGGAACTGCGCAACATGGGCATCGTCCTGGACGACCTGGAGCAGCCCATCGGCACCCTGTCCGGAGGCCAGCGCCAGTGCGTCGCGATCGCCCGCGCCGTCTACTTCGGCGCCCGCGTCCTGATCCTGGACGAGCCCACGGCCGCGCTCGGTGTGAAGCAGTCCGGTGTGGTGCTCAAGTACATTGCCGCAGCCCGTGACCGCGGCCTGGGCGTCATCTTCATCACCCACAACCCACACCACGCCTATATGGTCGGCGACCACTTCAACGTGCTGCGCCTGGGCACTCTGGAGCTGTCCGCCCCGCGCAGCGAGGTGAGCCTGGAGGAGCTGACCAACCACATGGCAGGCGGCGCCGAACTCGCCGCGCTCAAGCACGAACTGTCCCAGGTACGAGGCGTCGACACCGAGGAACTGCCCGAGGAGAGCGACCTCACCCCACCCGTCGCCCCGTCCCCGGAAGGAACCCCCTGA
- a CDS encoding SDR family oxidoreductase — MGRGLPGGLLAGRVLLVNGGSQGMGAAVARAGVREGAVVAVTGRRTEPGEALVAELVSAGGRAMFVRADLADAEQARAAVADVVDTHGRIDCLVNSAGLTSRGTLLDTTPELFDQHIAINLKGPFFAMQAAVADMVARRAPGTIVNIITSSAHGGQPFLAPYVAAKAGLVGLTRNAAHAHRWDRIRINGLNIGWTATEGEDATQRAFHGAGDDWREQAAARLPMGRLGRPDEIADFVVFLLSDRSGVVTGSVIDWDQNVLGGLD, encoded by the coding sequence ATGGGCAGGGGACTTCCCGGCGGACTTCTCGCGGGCAGGGTGCTGCTCGTCAACGGAGGCAGCCAGGGCATGGGAGCGGCGGTCGCGCGGGCGGGTGTCCGCGAGGGTGCCGTCGTGGCGGTCACGGGCCGGCGTACGGAACCGGGCGAGGCGCTGGTGGCCGAGCTGGTGTCGGCGGGCGGCAGGGCGATGTTCGTGCGCGCCGATCTGGCGGACGCCGAGCAGGCCAGGGCGGCGGTGGCCGACGTGGTGGACACCCACGGCCGGATCGACTGCCTGGTGAACTCGGCGGGGCTCACCTCCCGCGGCACGCTGCTGGACACGACGCCCGAACTGTTCGACCAGCACATCGCGATCAACCTCAAGGGGCCGTTCTTCGCGATGCAGGCGGCGGTCGCCGACATGGTGGCGCGCAGGGCGCCCGGCACGATCGTCAACATCATCACGTCCTCGGCGCACGGCGGACAGCCGTTCCTCGCGCCGTACGTCGCCGCGAAGGCAGGCCTGGTGGGCCTGACCCGCAACGCGGCACACGCCCACCGCTGGGACCGGATCCGGATCAACGGGCTGAACATCGGCTGGACCGCGACGGAGGGCGAGGACGCCACCCAGCGCGCCTTCCACGGCGCCGGCGACGACTGGCGCGAGCAGGCGGCGGCGAGGCTGCCGATGGGCAGGCTGGGCCGGCCGGACGAAATCGCGGACTTCGTGGTCTTCCTGCTGTCCGACCGCTCGGGCGTGGTCACGGGCTCGGTGATCGACTGGGACCAGAACGTGCTCGGCGGCCTCGACTAG
- a CDS encoding GntR family transcriptional regulator, whose product MSPVHRTPPRTAPGDRALDSVMFALDRTSPVPLYYQLAQQLEAAIEHGALTPGNLLGNEVDLSARLGLSRPTVRQAVQSLVDKGLLVRRRGVGTQVVHSQVKRPLELSSLYDDLESAGQGPTTRVLRNEPLAAPADAAAALGLAEGTEVTVLERLRCTHGRPVALLRTYVPPALLELPTQRLESTGLYRMMRSAGIVLHSARQSVGARAATAEEAALLDEKEGAALLTMRRTAYDDTGRPVEYGSHVYRASRYAFDFQLLIRP is encoded by the coding sequence ATGAGCCCAGTACACCGCACCCCGCCACGAACGGCACCGGGCGATCGCGCACTCGACTCCGTCATGTTCGCGCTGGACCGTACGAGCCCGGTGCCGCTGTACTACCAGCTCGCCCAGCAGTTGGAGGCGGCCATCGAGCACGGGGCGCTGACCCCGGGCAACCTGCTGGGCAACGAGGTCGACCTGTCCGCACGCCTCGGCCTGTCCCGCCCCACCGTCCGGCAGGCGGTCCAGTCACTGGTCGACAAGGGGCTGCTGGTGCGCCGCCGCGGGGTGGGCACACAGGTCGTGCACAGCCAGGTCAAGCGGCCGCTCGAACTCAGCAGCCTCTACGACGACCTGGAGTCGGCCGGGCAGGGCCCGACCACCCGGGTGCTGCGCAACGAACCGCTTGCGGCTCCCGCCGACGCGGCGGCGGCCCTCGGCCTCGCGGAGGGTACCGAGGTCACCGTGCTGGAACGGCTGCGCTGCACCCACGGCCGTCCGGTGGCGTTGCTGCGCACCTACGTGCCGCCCGCGCTGCTCGAACTCCCCACCCAGCGGCTGGAGTCGACGGGTCTGTACCGGATGATGCGGTCCGCCGGGATCGTCCTGCACAGCGCCCGCCAGTCCGTCGGCGCCCGCGCCGCCACCGCCGAGGAGGCCGCCCTGCTGGACGAGAAAGAGGGCGCGGCCCTGCTCACCATGCGGCGCACCGCCTACGACGACACGGGCCGGCCGGTGGAGTACGGCAGCCATGTCTACCGGGCCTCCCGGTACGCCTTCGACTTCCAGCTGCTGATCAGACCCTGA
- a CDS encoding sugar ABC transporter substrate-binding protein — protein MDRSSPSRFRRSAPFVAVAAAAALALAGCASAHGGKKAEEAAQNASAGKANTPRMTVALVTHQAPGDTFWDTVRKGAEAAAAKDNVKLVYSSDPNAGNQANLVQNAIDQKVDGIAVTLAKPDAMKGVIGKAEQAGIPVVGLNSGLSDWRKLGLLEFFGQDESVAGEAFGNKLNTTGAKKIVCVIQEQGNVGLTQRCDGVQKTFRGTTETLYVNGTDMPSVRSTITAKLKQDNSIDTVVTLGAPFALTAVQSVGDAGSKAKVATFDLNKDMVKAVQNGSIEFAVDQQPYLQGYLAVDGLWLYKNNGNYSGGGVEPVLTGPAFVDRSNVDKVAEFAAKGTR, from the coding sequence ATGGACCGCTCTTCTCCCTCCCGCTTTCGCCGATCGGCCCCCTTCGTGGCGGTGGCCGCGGCGGCAGCCCTCGCTCTCGCCGGGTGCGCCAGCGCCCACGGCGGGAAGAAGGCCGAGGAGGCGGCACAGAACGCCTCGGCGGGCAAGGCCAACACACCGCGCATGACCGTCGCGCTGGTCACGCACCAGGCGCCCGGTGACACCTTCTGGGACACCGTCCGCAAGGGAGCCGAGGCCGCCGCGGCCAAGGACAACGTCAAGCTCGTCTACTCGTCCGACCCGAACGCGGGCAACCAGGCGAACCTGGTGCAGAACGCGATCGACCAGAAGGTGGACGGCATCGCGGTCACCCTGGCCAAGCCGGACGCCATGAAGGGCGTCATCGGCAAGGCCGAGCAGGCGGGCATCCCGGTGGTGGGCCTGAACTCGGGACTGAGTGACTGGCGCAAGCTCGGACTGCTGGAGTTCTTCGGGCAGGACGAGAGCGTGGCGGGCGAGGCGTTCGGCAACAAGCTGAACACGACCGGCGCCAAGAAGATCGTCTGTGTCATCCAGGAACAGGGGAACGTCGGCCTCACCCAGCGCTGCGACGGCGTGCAGAAGACGTTCAGGGGCACCACTGAGACCCTGTACGTGAACGGCACCGACATGCCGTCCGTGCGCTCGACGATCACGGCGAAGCTCAAGCAGGACAACTCCATCGACACGGTCGTCACCCTCGGCGCCCCCTTCGCGCTGACCGCCGTGCAGTCGGTGGGCGACGCGGGCAGCAAGGCCAAGGTGGCGACCTTCGACCTGAACAAGGACATGGTCAAGGCCGTCCAGAACGGCAGCATCGAGTTCGCCGTCGACCAGCAGCCCTACCTCCAGGGCTACCTCGCCGTCGACGGGCTGTGGCTCTACAAGAACAACGGCAACTACAGCGGCGGCGGCGTGGAGCCGGTGCTCACCGGACCGGCTTTCGTCGACAGGTCCAACGTCGACAAGGTCGCCGAGTTCGCCGCGAAGGGGACCCGGTGA